One region of Rhodophyticola sp. CCM32 genomic DNA includes:
- a CDS encoding UTRA domain-containing protein — MDVKIKSPSQGTRQETPSLHDRILNEVRENIVSGRWPPGHRIPFETAMAKEFGCSRMTVNKALTQLARSGFLERTRKSGTYVKSPQALSAALEITNIQKEVEDAGKTYTYTLLLDVVRASNSRDAERLNKSGSKKVRAVECLHLASDAPFCYEERIINIDAVPEIEHASFEDEPPGAWLLQKVPWNSAEHQISAETTPADVATQLGINPGEPCLAVERKTQNDLGNVTWAKLWYAGANHRLVATFTPSG, encoded by the coding sequence ATGGATGTGAAAATCAAAAGCCCCTCTCAAGGAACCCGGCAAGAGACACCGTCTTTGCATGACAGAATTCTGAATGAGGTCAGAGAAAACATCGTGTCCGGACGCTGGCCTCCGGGGCACCGCATCCCTTTTGAAACGGCGATGGCCAAGGAATTCGGCTGTTCGCGGATGACGGTGAACAAAGCACTGACGCAGCTTGCCCGGTCCGGGTTTCTGGAGCGGACACGCAAATCCGGCACATATGTCAAATCACCACAGGCTTTGTCAGCAGCACTTGAGATTACAAACATCCAGAAGGAAGTCGAAGACGCGGGCAAGACCTATACCTACACGCTTCTGCTTGATGTGGTCCGGGCGTCAAATTCCCGCGATGCGGAACGGTTGAATAAATCGGGCTCGAAAAAAGTTCGGGCCGTGGAATGCCTGCACTTGGCCAGCGATGCTCCGTTTTGCTATGAGGAACGCATCATCAACATTGATGCCGTACCAGAGATTGAACATGCCTCGTTCGAGGATGAACCACCGGGCGCGTGGCTTTTGCAAAAGGTTCCATGGAACTCTGCCGAACATCAGATCAGCGCAGAAACAACACCGGCTGATGTGGCGACGCAGTTGGGCATCAATCCCGGAGAACCCTGTCTGGCCGTTGAACGGAAAACCCAAAATGATCTGGGCAATGTGACATGGGCGAAACTTTGGTACGCGGGCGCAAACCATCGCTTGGTTGCGACATTCACGCCCAGCGGCTGA
- a CDS encoding 2Fe-2S iron-sulfur cluster-binding protein translates to MPKIKYIEYSGQEHEIDVAVGLTVMEGARDNAIPGIEADCGGACACSTCHVYVDEAWVDRLPAKDDMEIDMLDFAHEPDPQKSRLTCQLKVTEAFDGLIVRMPERQI, encoded by the coding sequence ATGCCAAAAATCAAATATATCGAATATTCTGGTCAGGAACATGAGATCGACGTCGCAGTTGGGCTAACCGTGATGGAGGGCGCGCGCGACAACGCGATACCCGGCATCGAAGCCGATTGCGGCGGGGCCTGTGCCTGCTCGACCTGCCATGTCTATGTGGACGAGGCTTGGGTTGATCGGCTACCGGCAAAAGATGATATGGAAATCGACATGCTGGATTTCGCGCACGAGCCTGATCCGCAGAAATCTCGCCTGACATGCCAGCTCAAAGTGACAGAAGCATTTGATGGATTAATTGTCAGAATGCCGGAAAGACAGATATGA
- the hutU gene encoding urocanate hydratase — MTDPRHNIRDVFPDTGTEITAKSWMTEAPMRMLMNNLHPDVAENPHDLVVYGGIGRAARTWEDFDQIIASLKDLDETQTLLVQSGKPVGVFQTHKDAPRVIIANSNLVPHWATWDHFNELDKKGLAMYGQMTAGSWIYIGTQGIVQGTYETFMEAGRQHYDGNLKGRWILTGGLGGMGGAQPLAAVMAGACCLAVECDETRADFRLRTRYVDEKTSDLNEALSMIDRWTKAGEAKSVALIANAADVFPELVKRGIHPDIVTDQTSAHDPIHGYLPQGWSVAEWRARQESDPAAVEKAARASMKTHVAAMVDFWNADVPTLDYGNNIRQVALEEGLENAFAFPGFVPAYIRPLFCRGIGPFRWCALSGDPEDIYKTDAKVKEILADDAHLHNWLDMARERIAFQGMPARICWVGLGVRHKLGLAFNEMVRNGELSAPIVIGRDHLDSGSVASPNRETEAMKDGSDAVSDWPLLNAMLNVASGATWVSLHHGGGVGMGFSQHSGMVICCDGSEDADRRIERVLWNDPATGVMRHADAGYDIAKDCARENGLNLPGIL, encoded by the coding sequence ATGACCGATCCTCGCCACAACATCCGCGACGTATTTCCGGACACCGGGACCGAGATCACCGCCAAAAGCTGGATGACCGAAGCCCCGATGCGGATGCTGATGAACAACCTGCATCCCGATGTGGCCGAGAACCCCCATGACCTGGTCGTTTATGGGGGGATTGGTCGCGCGGCGCGCACCTGGGAAGATTTTGACCAGATTATCGCCAGTCTGAAAGACCTCGACGAGACCCAAACGCTTTTGGTGCAATCGGGCAAACCCGTCGGTGTGTTCCAGACCCACAAAGACGCCCCGCGTGTGATCATCGCCAATTCCAATCTTGTTCCCCATTGGGCGACCTGGGACCATTTCAACGAGCTCGATAAAAAGGGCCTTGCCATGTATGGCCAGATGACCGCCGGGTCATGGATTTACATCGGCACGCAAGGCATTGTGCAGGGCACCTATGAAACCTTCATGGAGGCGGGTCGCCAGCACTATGATGGAAACCTCAAGGGCCGATGGATCCTGACAGGTGGTCTTGGCGGTATGGGCGGCGCGCAACCGCTGGCCGCCGTCATGGCGGGCGCCTGTTGTCTGGCCGTGGAATGCGACGAGACGCGCGCCGATTTTCGTCTGCGCACCCGATATGTCGATGAAAAGACAAGCGATCTGAACGAAGCCCTGTCGATGATCGACCGGTGGACCAAAGCGGGCGAAGCAAAATCCGTAGCGCTGATTGCGAACGCGGCGGATGTGTTCCCCGAACTGGTCAAACGCGGCATTCATCCAGATATCGTTACGGATCAGACATCGGCCCATGATCCGATCCACGGCTATCTTCCCCAGGGCTGGAGCGTTGCCGAGTGGCGCGCCAGGCAGGAAAGCGATCCCGCTGCGGTTGAGAAAGCCGCGCGCGCGTCGATGAAAACCCATGTCGCGGCGATGGTCGATTTCTGGAACGCAGACGTGCCGACATTGGATTATGGCAACAATATCCGTCAGGTCGCACTCGAAGAGGGATTGGAAAACGCCTTTGCATTCCCCGGGTTTGTCCCGGCCTATATCCGCCCGCTGTTCTGCCGTGGGATCGGGCCGTTTCGCTGGTGCGCTTTGTCTGGCGACCCCGAAGACATCTACAAGACCGACGCCAAGGTCAAAGAGATATTGGCGGATGACGCCCATTTGCACAATTGGCTCGACATGGCCCGCGAACGCATCGCGTTCCAGGGCATGCCCGCACGAATTTGCTGGGTTGGCCTGGGGGTGCGTCACAAGCTGGGCCTGGCGTTCAACGAGATGGTGCGCAATGGCGAGTTGAGCGCGCCAATTGTGATCGGGCGCGACCATCTGGACAGTGGCTCGGTTGCCTCGCCCAACCGTGAGACGGAAGCCATGAAAGATGGTTCTGACGCTGTATCAGACTGGCCGCTGCTCAACGCGATGTTGAACGTCGCCAGCGGTGCGACATGGGTTTCGCTCCATCACGGTGGTGGCGTTGGCATGGGCTTTTCCCAGCACTCTGGCATGGTCATCTGCTGTGATGGCTCAGAGGATGCGGACCGCCGGATTGAACGGGTCTTGTGGAATGATCCCGCCACCGGCGTCATGCGTCACGCAGATGCCGGCTATGACATTGCTAAAGATTGTGCACGCGAAAACGGGCTGAACCTGCCCGGAATTCTGTAG
- the hutG gene encoding N-formylglutamate deformylase — MIEVQRGDGPIVLGLPHTGTDVPEAIMQDLNETGRALADTDWHIHQLYDGVLDGVTSVRTPWHRYVIDANRDPGGQSLYPGQNTTGLCPVTDFDGHPIYHEGQEPDASEIEVRRAKYHAPYHAALHAEMDRIKTLHGYAILYDCHSIRGHIPFLFEGQLPDFNIGTNLGTTCDARIAEVTERICAAAQGYSSVTNGRFKGGWTTRYYGRPEDGFHAIQMELSQSTYLTEECAPWAYDTAKANQLRRHLTDILTRIATVIPTGDLT; from the coding sequence ATGATTGAAGTGCAAAGAGGCGACGGCCCTATCGTGTTGGGCCTGCCACATACCGGTACTGACGTACCTGAAGCGATCATGCAGGATCTGAATGAGACGGGCCGGGCGCTGGCCGATACAGATTGGCATATTCACCAGCTGTATGATGGGGTGCTGGACGGTGTGACCTCAGTCCGCACACCTTGGCACCGCTATGTGATTGACGCCAACCGTGATCCGGGTGGCCAGAGCCTGTATCCCGGTCAAAACACCACCGGCCTGTGCCCCGTGACAGATTTTGATGGGCACCCGATTTACCACGAAGGCCAGGAACCGGATGCATCTGAAATCGAGGTGCGTCGCGCGAAATATCACGCACCGTACCATGCCGCCTTACACGCCGAAATGGACCGGATCAAAACGCTGCATGGGTATGCCATACTCTATGACTGCCATTCGATCCGCGGGCATATCCCGTTCCTGTTCGAAGGCCAGCTGCCCGATTTCAACATCGGCACAAATCTTGGCACAACCTGTGACGCCCGCATTGCAGAGGTAACGGAACGGATCTGTGCCGCCGCCCAGGGGTATTCCAGCGTCACCAATGGCCGCTTCAAAGGCGGATGGACCACCCGGTATTATGGCCGCCCGGAAGATGGGTTTCACGCCATCCAGATGGAACTGTCGCAGTCCACCTATCTGACCGAAGAATGCGCGCCATGGGCCTATGACACCGCCAAAGCCAACCAATTGCGCCGCCATCTCACAGACATTCTAACCCGCATTGCTACCGTGATCCCGACAGGAGATTTGACATGA
- the hutH gene encoding histidine ammonia-lyase: protein MITLIPGNVTRDTLCRIYRDGTAASLDASARPRIAQASDLVAKAAAGNVAVYGVNTGFGKLASVKIAPEDTETLQRNLILSHCCGVGEPLDDSKVRLMMVLKLISLGRGASGVRWETIALIEAMLAKNVLPVIPEQGSVGASGDLAPLAHMAAAMIGEGEARVDGVRMSAASALAQAGLIPIILGPKEGLGLINGTQFSTACALAGLFDAQRLVETCAVTAALSTDAIMGSTAPLLAEIHTLRGHAGQIDMAAAMRQIMDGSEIRESHREGDTRVQDPYCIRCQPQVSGAALDVLRTAARTLEIEANAVTDNPLVLLESGQIVSGGNFHAEYTGFAADQIALAVSEIGAIAQRRIALMVDPALSFDLPPFLTPDPGLNSGFMIAEVTSAALMSENKHLANPCVTDSTPTSANQEDHVSMAAHGALRLAKMNANLSVILGIELLCAAQGVEARGPLKTSETLQAVVARLRQDIATLGNDRYLAPDISVAAGLIKSGVISTAGKTAFAL, encoded by the coding sequence ATGATCACGCTTATCCCTGGCAATGTCACACGAGACACGCTCTGCCGCATTTATCGCGACGGTACGGCTGCATCGCTTGATGCATCCGCCCGCCCAAGGATCGCGCAGGCGTCGGATCTTGTCGCCAAAGCCGCAGCAGGAAACGTCGCGGTTTACGGCGTCAATACCGGGTTTGGGAAACTGGCCAGCGTCAAGATCGCGCCCGAGGACACCGAAACGCTGCAGCGGAACCTGATCCTGAGCCATTGCTGCGGCGTGGGTGAGCCTTTGGATGACAGCAAAGTGCGGCTGATGATGGTTCTCAAACTGATCTCGCTTGGTCGCGGGGCCTCTGGCGTGCGATGGGAAACGATCGCGCTGATCGAGGCGATGCTTGCAAAGAATGTGCTTCCGGTGATCCCCGAACAGGGATCGGTCGGGGCCTCAGGTGATCTGGCACCGCTGGCCCATATGGCGGCTGCAATGATCGGAGAGGGCGAGGCGCGCGTTGATGGCGTGCGGATGTCGGCGGCAAGCGCGTTGGCGCAAGCCGGGCTGATACCAATCATTCTGGGCCCGAAAGAAGGGCTTGGCCTGATCAATGGAACACAGTTTTCAACGGCCTGCGCCTTGGCAGGGCTGTTCGATGCACAGCGCCTTGTGGAAACCTGCGCGGTTACGGCCGCACTTTCGACCGACGCGATCATGGGGTCCACGGCGCCGTTGCTGGCAGAAATTCACACCCTGCGCGGACATGCGGGCCAGATCGACATGGCGGCCGCCATGCGCCAAATCATGGATGGCTCGGAAATCCGTGAAAGCCACCGCGAAGGCGACACGCGCGTACAAGACCCCTATTGCATCCGGTGCCAGCCACAGGTGTCGGGCGCGGCCCTTGATGTCCTGCGCACAGCGGCCAGAACCCTGGAAATCGAGGCCAACGCCGTCACCGATAACCCGCTTGTGTTGCTTGAAAGCGGTCAAATCGTTTCGGGCGGCAATTTCCACGCGGAATATACCGGGTTTGCCGCCGATCAGATCGCACTTGCCGTATCCGAAATCGGGGCCATCGCTCAGCGCCGGATTGCGTTGATGGTGGATCCAGCCCTCAGCTTTGATTTGCCTCCCTTTCTGACACCTGATCCTGGCCTGAACTCTGGCTTCATGATCGCCGAAGTCACAAGCGCGGCCCTGATGAGCGAGAACAAGCATCTGGCAAACCCATGCGTGACCGACAGCACGCCGACATCTGCCAACCAGGAAGACCATGTGTCGATGGCGGCGCATGGCGCTTTGCGATTGGCGAAGATGAACGCAAACCTCAGCGTGATCCTTGGGATCGAACTGCTCTGCGCCGCCCAGGGCGTAGAGGCACGTGGCCCGTTGAAAACGTCAGAAACATTGCAGGCCGTGGTTGCCCGCCTGCGCCAGGACATCGCAACACTTGGCAATGATCGCTACCTTGCCCCGGATATTTCTGTAGCGGCGGGTCTGATCAAATCAGGTGTCATCAGCACAGCGGGCAAGACCGCATTTGCGTTATGA
- the hutI gene encoding imidazolonepropionase — translation MVLRNTTIATMTADYGLLSDGAIAIQDGEIAWCGPEADLPGQFADLPSEDLAGRLVTPGLIDCHTHLVFGGDRAQEFEMRLNGASYEEVARAGGGIVSTVKATRQASVENLVAQALPRLDAMIAEGITTVEIKSGYGLNEEAELNMLRAARKLASIRPVRILTSYLGAHAVPKEYQNRPDAYIDEVCIPTLHKAHAEGLVDAVDGFCEGIAFDTAQIARVFDAATALGLPLKLHAEQLSNIGGTQLAAARGAMSVDHIEYANNDDCAALAKSGTVAVILPGAFYTLRETQAPPIDALRTHNVPMAVATDCNPGSSPMTSLLLAMNMACTLFRMTPQEALAGATRHAAQALGQDGLGIIQQGATADLAVWNVSHPAELSYRIGFNSLHKRYFGGVA, via the coding sequence ATCGTTCTTCGAAACACGACAATTGCAACCATGACGGCGGATTATGGGCTCTTGTCCGATGGCGCGATTGCCATTCAGGACGGGGAAATTGCATGGTGCGGTCCCGAGGCCGATTTGCCCGGCCAGTTTGCCGATCTGCCAAGCGAAGATCTGGCCGGGCGGCTGGTCACGCCGGGGCTGATCGATTGTCACACCCATTTGGTATTTGGCGGTGATCGCGCGCAGGAGTTTGAGATGCGCCTGAATGGCGCAAGTTACGAAGAGGTGGCGCGCGCTGGTGGCGGCATCGTGTCGACCGTCAAGGCAACACGGCAAGCCAGCGTTGAAAACCTGGTGGCGCAGGCCTTGCCCCGTCTGGATGCGATGATCGCGGAAGGTATCACGACGGTTGAGATCAAATCGGGCTATGGTCTGAATGAAGAGGCTGAGTTGAACATGCTGCGCGCCGCGCGGAAACTGGCCTCCATACGACCCGTGCGGATCCTGACATCCTATCTGGGTGCCCATGCGGTGCCTAAGGAATATCAGAACCGCCCTGATGCCTACATTGACGAGGTTTGCATTCCGACGTTGCACAAAGCCCATGCCGAAGGGCTGGTCGATGCAGTGGATGGCTTTTGCGAGGGGATCGCCTTTGACACGGCCCAGATTGCCCGTGTGTTTGACGCAGCAACTGCGCTTGGCTTGCCGCTAAAGCTCCATGCGGAACAGCTCTCCAATATTGGCGGCACACAATTGGCCGCCGCACGTGGTGCGATGTCGGTCGATCACATCGAATATGCCAACAATGATGACTGCGCCGCCCTTGCGAAATCGGGCACGGTGGCGGTGATCCTGCCCGGTGCGTTTTATACCCTGCGCGAAACGCAAGCGCCCCCGATAGACGCCCTGCGCACCCACAACGTGCCCATGGCCGTCGCGACGGATTGCAACCCCGGTTCCAGCCCGATGACATCCCTGCTGTTGGCGATGAACATGGCCTGCACGTTATTCCGCATGACCCCGCAAGAGGCGCTTGCCGGTGCCACGCGCCACGCGGCACAGGCCTTGGGCCAGGATGGGCTTGGCATCATTCAACAGGGCGCAACTGCCGATCTGGCCGTCTGGAACGTCAGCCATCCGGCTGAACTTTCCTATCGCATTGGTTTCAACAGCCTGCACAAACGCTATTTTGGAGGTGTCGCATGA
- a CDS encoding formimidoylglutamate deiminase, whose protein sequence is MQEIFARRVLTSRGLEKDALVSVESGTIEAIRVGVAPTAAALRVDTLLPALANLHSHSFQRAMAGMTEIRAAGRDSFWTWRSLMYKFLDRLVPAQFEAIAALTFMEMQEAGYASVGEFHYVHNQIGGAEYDTQIELSERVFSAAQTTGIGLTHLPVLYSYGGAGQQPLEGGQLRFRNSVDRFANLVSDARCAAKSTMPPDTVVGIAPHSLRATSPDDLAHVLEIADQKPVHIHIAEQPKEVTDITQWLGARPVEWLLENAPVDERWCLIHATHMTPEETQQMARSGAVAGLCPITEANLGDGPFNGPAYLNAGGAFGIGSDSNVRISLTEELRTLEYSQRLRDLSRNIMITGEGSVGAFLYTQAAIGGAQAIGRASGTLAAGQLADMVAIDSTTPALCALDDAQLLDGLAFAANDDVVTDVWSAGRHQVREGRHVRRDDIIARYRTAIAELITDL, encoded by the coding sequence ATGCAAGAGATTTTTGCGCGCCGTGTTCTAACATCACGGGGTTTGGAAAAAGATGCCCTCGTGTCAGTTGAAAGCGGGACAATAGAAGCCATACGGGTTGGTGTTGCCCCGACTGCCGCCGCCCTGCGCGTGGACACATTGCTTCCTGCCCTTGCCAATCTGCACAGCCATAGCTTTCAGCGCGCGATGGCGGGAATGACCGAAATCCGCGCCGCCGGCCGTGACAGTTTCTGGACATGGCGGAGCTTGATGTACAAGTTTCTGGATCGTCTCGTGCCTGCGCAATTCGAGGCCATTGCCGCACTGACTTTCATGGAGATGCAAGAGGCAGGTTATGCTTCGGTGGGCGAATTTCACTACGTCCATAACCAGATTGGCGGCGCCGAATATGACACCCAAATCGAGCTGAGCGAGCGTGTTTTCAGCGCCGCGCAGACTACGGGGATTGGGCTGACACATCTGCCTGTGCTCTATTCCTATGGCGGCGCGGGCCAGCAACCGCTTGAAGGTGGTCAATTGCGGTTCAGAAATTCTGTTGATCGGTTTGCCAACCTGGTCAGCGATGCACGATGCGCCGCGAAATCCACAATGCCACCGGATACCGTCGTGGGCATTGCCCCCCATTCATTGCGCGCGACATCACCAGATGATCTGGCACATGTGTTAGAAATAGCGGACCAAAAACCGGTTCATATTCACATCGCCGAACAACCCAAAGAAGTTACAGACATCACCCAATGGCTGGGCGCCCGCCCGGTGGAATGGTTGCTTGAAAATGCGCCGGTTGATGAGCGCTGGTGCCTGATCCATGCGACACATATGACACCGGAAGAAACGCAGCAGATGGCGCGGTCTGGCGCTGTTGCTGGCCTTTGTCCGATCACCGAAGCCAATCTTGGCGACGGTCCTTTCAACGGGCCGGCCTATCTGAATGCAGGCGGTGCCTTTGGCATCGGGTCCGATTCAAATGTGCGTATTTCTTTGACAGAGGAACTGCGCACCCTGGAATATTCGCAACGGCTGCGCGATCTGAGCAGGAATATCATGATCACTGGCGAGGGGTCCGTTGGTGCATTCCTTTACACACAAGCGGCAATCGGCGGTGCGCAGGCGATTGGACGGGCGTCCGGAACACTTGCAGCGGGTCAGCTTGCCGATATGGTCGCCATCGACAGCACCACGCCTGCGCTTTGCGCACTGGACGATGCGCAATTGCTCGACGGGTTGGCATTCGCTGCAAATGATGACGTTGTTACAGATGTGTGGAGCGCAGGGCGTCATCAGGTGCGTGAAGGTCGCCACGTGCGCCGCGATGACATCATCGCCCGGTATCGCACCGCAATTGCCGAGTTAATCACCGACCTCTAA